The proteins below are encoded in one region of Oncorhynchus gorbuscha isolate QuinsamMale2020 ecotype Even-year linkage group LG01, OgorEven_v1.0, whole genome shotgun sequence:
- the LOC124046733 gene encoding S-formylglutathione hydrolase-like — translation MALVQVSSNKCSGGYQKVFEHDSTELKCKMKVAVYLPPKAENEKCPVFYWLSGLTCTEQNFITKAGSQQAASEHGIIIVAPDTSPRGCNIEGEDESWDFGTGAGFYVNATQEPWKTNYCMYTYVTEELPRLINTNFPADPEKMSISGHSMGGHGALICALKNPGKYKAVSAFAPICNPIQCAWGQKAFSGYLGEDKKTWEAYDATVLAASYSGPQLDILIDQGRDDQFLSASQLLPDNLIAACSEKKIPVVFRLQPGYDHSYFFIYSFITDHIKHHAKFLNA, via the exons ATGGCCCTCGTCCAAGTGTCATCCAATAAATGCAGTGGCGGCTACCAGAAGGTGTTCGAGCATGACAG CACTGAGCTGAAGTGTAAAATGAAGGTCGCTGTCTACCTGCCTCCTAAAGCTGAGAATGAGAAGTGTCCCGTGTTCTACTGGCTCTCTG GGTTGACATGCACAGAGCAGAACTTCATCACGAAGGCTGGCAGTCAGCAGGCGGCTTCTGAGCACGGAATCATCATCGTCGCCCCAGACACCAGCCCAC GTGGTTGTAACATCGAGGGTGAAGATGAGAGTTGGGACTTTGGCACGGGGGCTGGTTTCTATGTTAACGCCACCCAGGAGCCCTGGAAGACCAACTACTGCATGTACACCTAtgtcactgaggag ctccctcGTTTGATCAACACTAACTTCCCTGCTGACCCAGAGAAGATGTCCATCTCCGGCCACTCTATGGGGGGACACGGAGCCCTCATCTGCGCCCTGAAGAACCCTGGAAAATACAAG GCTGTTTCTGCGTTTGCCCCCATCTGTAACCCCATCCAGTGTGCCTGGGGTCAGAAGGCCTTCTCTGGGTACCTAGGAGAAGACAAGAAGACCTGGGAG GCGTATGATGCCACGGTACTGGCAGCGTCATACTCCGGCCCACAGCTGGACATCCTGATCGACCAGGGTCGTGATGACCAGTTTCTGTCGGCCAGCCAGCTGCTTCCTGACAACTTAATCGCCGCCTGCTCAGAAAAGAAGATTCCTGTTGTGTTCAGGCTGCAGCCG GGCTACGACCACAGCTACTTCTTCATCTATTCCTTCATCACCGACCACATCAAGCACCACGCCAAGTTTCTCAACGCTTAA